Proteins from one Impatiens glandulifera chromosome 2, dImpGla2.1, whole genome shotgun sequence genomic window:
- the LOC124927915 gene encoding helicase-like transcription factor CHR28, translated as MVMSLKAGNLGLNMVSACQVILLDLWWNPATEDQAIERAHRIGQTLPVTVFRLTIKDTVEDRILTLQDEKRKMVASAFGEDQVGASATRLTVEDLNYIFLGRT; from the exons ATGGTGATGTCACTAAAGGCTGGAAACCTTGGGTTGAATATGGTGTCTGCTTGTCAAGTTATCCTTTTGGATTTGTGGTGGAATCCAGCTACAGAAGACCAGGCAATTGAAAGAGCTCATAGAATTGGACAGACGCTGCCAGTTACAGTATTTCGCCTAACTATTAAAGACACGGTTGAAGATCGGATTTTGACTCTCCAG GACGAGAAGAGGAAAATGGTTGCATCTGCCTTTGGTGAAGATCAAGTTGGTGCATCTGCAACTCGGCTAACAGTGGAAGATCTCAATTACATTTTCCTTGGCAGAACGTAA